A single genomic interval of Helianthus annuus cultivar XRQ/B chromosome 13, HanXRQr2.0-SUNRISE, whole genome shotgun sequence harbors:
- the LOC118485771 gene encoding leucine-rich repeat extensin-like protein 3: MLVKNQNVNMIILLLIVCKLSLVVGSNTWVGSKYQIQCTMCAACDNPCNQPTYSPPPPPPSPPPPSIPKPSPPTTNCPPPPTPPTSGGGGYYHPPPSTSQGPYYTYPPPAPFNNNYPTPQPPNPIMPYFPYYYYNPPPPAPSVAAVCRPGSAYLLLLNLVLLFFYIIY, encoded by the coding sequence ATGTTGGTCAAGAACCAAAATGTTAACATGATCATCTTGTTGCTAATTGTATGCAAACTCTCACTTGTTGTTGGATCAAACACATGGGTTGGTTCTAAATACCAAATCCAATGCACAATGTGTGCTGCTTGTGACAACCCATGCAACCAACCCACATACtctccaccaccaccgccgccgtcgCCACCGCCACCATCCATACCCAAACCCTCGCCACCCACAACCAACTGCCCTCCACCGCCTACTCCACCCACATCAGGTGGTGGCGGATACTATCATCCGCCACCATCAACCTCTCAAGGTCCTTACTACACCTACCCACCACCAGCACCATTCAACAATAACTACCCTACCCCACAACCACCCAACCCCATTATGCCTTACTTTCCCTACTATTATTACAATCCTCCACCACCCGCGCCATCCGTGGCAGCCGTCTGCCGCCCCGGATCCGCCTATCTGTTATTACTCAACCTTGTTTTACTTttcttttatataatatattaa
- the LOC110897868 gene encoding two-component response regulator ARR1 has product MMPGSSCSSWKPVAGAGVPEKFPAGLRVLVVDDDPTCLVILEKMLKKCNYEVRICNRAEIGLSLLRENKSGFDIVLSDVHMPDMDGFKLLEHIGLEMDLPVIMMSADDSSSVVMKGVTHGACDYLIKPVRLEALRNIWQHVVRRRKNEWKDFEPLTSTDDVDQHQKATEDADYTSSANEGHNWKNAKRRKDDEDESEERDESSSSKKPRVVWTVELHQQFVAAVNQLGIDKAVPKKILELMNVAGISRENVASHLQKYRLYLKRLSGSQHLGSMDPSFMGMPDAGFDLQALAAGGQLPGQSLATLQAAVIGRSTNSKSPISMPVIDQRNTFSFDNSMLRYGDAKPPHLLHGIPTNMQPKQFVSLHQSRHPSFSGVNSQVLMPIAGQGQSQSQNQPILPNGMLGYGLGTKVSGTGFVPSYNGLSDANQIRPNSGFPNPSFNDWLSYSSCKKTDPIASLAVDDESGSQRHNLVDNQDELLSAILKQPQESFGQLKNELGFDGYAFDDLPRVT; this is encoded by the exons ATGATGCCTGGTTCAAGTTGTTCGTCGTGGAAACCAGTCGCCGGCGCCGGTGTACCGGAAAAGTTTCCGGCCGGTCTCCGTGTTCTTGTTGTAGATGATGACCCCACTTGTCTTGTCATATTAGAAAAGATGTTAAAAAAGTGCAACTATGAAG TGAGGATATGCAATAGGGCTGAGATTGGTTTGTCGTTGTTGAGGGAGAATAAAAGTGGGTTTGATATAGTTTTGAGTGATGTGCATATGCCGGATATGGATGGATTCAAGCTTCTTGAACATATTGGGCTTGAAATGGACCTCCCTGTTATCA TGATGTCAGCGGACGATAGCAGCAGTGTAGTAATGAAGGGCGTTACACATGGTGCATGTGATTATTTAATAAAACCCGTTCGTCTCGAGGCGTTACGTAACATATGGCAACACGTGGTTCGAAGACGGAAAAACGAGTGGAAAGATTTCGAGCCGTTAACAAGCACAGATGATGTTGACCAACATCAGAAAGCTACGGAAGATGCTGACTATACGTCTTCTGCAAACGAAGGGCATAATTGGAAAAATGCAAAGAGGAGGAAAGATGACGAGGATGAATCTGAGGAACGAGACGAGTCTTCTTCTTCAAAAAAGCCTCGTGTTGTTTGGACTGTCGAACTTCATCAACAGTTCGTGGCAGCAGTTAATCAGCTCGGGATCGATA AAGCTGTTCCAAAGAAAATCTTGGAGCTAATGAACGTTGCGGGTATAAGCAGAGAAAATGTGGCCAGTCATCTTCAG AAATATCGTCTTTATCTTAAACGGCTCAGTGGGTCACAGCATCTCGGCTCCATGGATCCCTCGTTTATGGGTATGCCCGATGCAGGTTTTGATCTTCAAGCTCTAGCTGCCGGTGGTCAACTCCCGGGTCAAAGCCTCGCGACACTCCAAGCTGCAGTTATTGGTCGTTCAACTAACTCGAAATCTCCTATTTCTATGCCGGTAATCGATCAAAGAAACACATTTAGCTTCGATAACTCGATGTTGAGATATGGAGATGCCAAACCGCCACATTTACTTCATGGCATTCCGACAAATATGCAACCGAAGCAGTTTGTGAGCTTGCATCAATCCCGACACCCTTCGTTCAGCGGGGTTAATAGTCAAGTATTGATGCCGATAGCTGGTCAAGggcaaagtcaaagtcaaaatcagCCCATTTTGCCCAATGGAATGTTGGGATATGGTCTAGGAACAAAAGTTTCCGGAACCGGGTTTGTTCCAAGCTACAACGGTTTAAGTGATGCAAACCAGATCAGACCCAATTCTGGTTTTCCAAACCCGTCGTTTAACGATTGGTTGTCGTATTCATCTTGCAAGAAAACGGACCCCATTGCATCGTTGGCGGTAGATGACGAAAGCGGGAGCCAGCGTCACAACTTAGTTGACAATCAAGATGAACTCTTGTCTGCAATTCTTAAGCAG CCGCAAGAAAGCTTCGGACAGCTGAAAAACGAGCTTGGTTTCGATGGGTATGCGTTCGATGATCTTCCACGAGTAACTTAG